From the genome of Maniola jurtina chromosome 10, ilManJurt1.1, whole genome shotgun sequence, one region includes:
- the LOC123869196 gene encoding glucose transporter type 1-like isoform X1, with amino-acid sequence MASENTSSLLQPQESVTRRKMSSGGATGPLLYAVFAAVLGMLQFGFNTGVINAPRQFIENFIKENYNVNSGTVFGVIVSIFAIGGMIGCPLASWIADKRGRKFALLANAAFGVVGAVFMGFSKVSSSLAMLIIGRFLIGINCGFATTASPTYVSEVAPVRLRGAFGTVNQLAVAFGLVGGQILGIDVVLGSNDGWPWLLGLAVIPSAVQCLMIPFAPESPRYLLLVQRDEEQARSVLTKIRGTSEIDDEIKDMHDEDRAEKQEEKFTILDLIRIKSLRTPLIIGIVMHLSQQLGGINAVLYYSSTIFINTGLNERDARLASIGVGSMLFIMALVSIPLMDRLGRRTLQLCGLGGMTLFSVLMTIAFFTYENNTTMSVFAVIFTLMYVGFFGVGPSSIPWMILSELFGQGARSAAVSVGALINWFANFIVGLSFIPLSTLLGNFVFLPFTILLIIFFAFTYFKLPETKNRTIEEVTALFKK; translated from the exons ATGGCCAGTGAAAACACATCTTCGTTGCTTCAACCGCAAG AGTCGGTAACACGCCGCAAGATGTCGAGCGGAGGTGCCACCGGACCCTTGCTGTACGCCGTCTTTGCGGCCGTACTTGGAATGCTTCAGTTTGGATTCAACACGGGAGTTATTAACGCACCGAGGCAATTTATAGAAaattttatcaaagaaaattaCAACGTCAACTCCGGTACCGTGTTCGGCGTTATCGTCAGCATATTCGCCATCGGGGGCATGATTGGATGCCCGCTAGCGAGTTGGATCGCAGATAAACGAGGTCGCAAATTCGCTTTACTCGCGAACGCTGCGTTTGGCGTAGTCGGAGCGGTTTTCATGGGCTTTAGCAAAGTTTCATCGTCACTTGCGATGTTGATTATCGGCAGATTTTTAATCGGAATCAACTGCGGCTTTGCTACAACCGCCTCTCCTACGTACGTGTCAGAAGTTGCACCTGTGAGGTTACGTGGTGCGTTCGGAACGGTTAACCAGTTGGCTGTAGCTTTTGGATTGGTTGGAGGACAGATTTTAGGCATCGACGTCGTACTGGGAAGTAACGACGGTTGGCCCTGGCTGCTCGGCTTGGCCGTTATACCATCGGCAGTTCAATGCCTGATGATACCGTTTGCACCAGAATCTCCACGATACCTTTTACTCGTACAGCGCGATGAGGAACAAGCGCGTAGCGTATTAACGAAAATTAGAGGAACATCTGAGATCGACGACGAAATCAAGGATATGCACGATGAGGATCGAGCAGAGAAACAGGAGGAGAAATTTACTATTTTAGATCTGATCCGCATTAAGTCTCTGCGTACACCGCTAATCATCGGCATCGTAATGCACCTTTCGCAGCAGCTCGGGGGAATTAATGCCGTTCTGTACTACTCGTCCACCATTTTCATCAACACTGGACTCAATGAACGAGATGCGCGGTTGGCTTCCATTGGTGTCGGAAGCATGTTGTTTATAATGGCTCTAGTATCGATACCGTTGATGGATCGCCTCGGCAGAAGAACGTTGCAGTTGTGCGGCCTTGGCGGCATGACGCTGTTTTCTGTACTGATGACAATAGCATTCTTCACATAcgaaaataatacaacaatGAGTGTGTTTGCTGTTATATTTACATTAATGTACGTGGGATTCTTCGGCGTTGGCCCCAGCTCTATTCCTTGGATGATCCTGTCCGAGTTGTTCGGTCAGGGCGCTCGAAGTGCCGCCGTCAGTGTGGGAGCTCTCATCAACTGGTTCGCCAACTTCATTGTTGGTCTTTCGTTCATTCCTTTGTCAACTTTACTAGGCAACTTCGTGTTCTTACCATTTACGATACTTTTGATTATATTTTTCGCATTTACTTATTTCAAATTGCCTGAAACCAAAAACAGGACAATCGAAGAAGTGACGGCTCTGTTCAAGAAATAG
- the LOC123869191 gene encoding soluble guanylate cyclase 89Db-like, whose amino-acid sequence MYGMLLESVQHFIMMECGEEIWETIEREAGARNTVFMTRQQYPDTLMFRLASALTRLLAMDTTNATASIPSSPVPRKPSIKSKPTWRSSSVHGDNRSQNFKCPFTATNALTAVTKKEIDAYNSSEEIRSPTLSTVSIEKIKEDELTATCPRDRRSLGIHLERIKDRKMSADDIIPETDNVESTNKPDSANEAKCAKEPECPSTSTQRRSSLKPALRKTSCTVALEVYQRRGSGNVRPRLNSLTTLSTVNAEKLSALREKFSTPEKVMHFFGRCFVKFFSNYGYDTMIRATGRYFCTFLQSVDSIHQRMRFTFPRMRSPSMQLTRAHIHGAELVYSSGRAGFTHYLMGQLYEIAEDIFSLKLKVTIVKESMEGAYYVAVLRLEFDNSDYVQSLMARKSLPCLLPAVPASLLLQLFPFGVLLDRKMRVLMAGDKLMEAWGGPYNRIAKSSINEILRLRKPKVSFTWDKVVCMQTVVFELELMRWRARCVSDSRRGSQGARAILLKGPIYFLEEIDALAFLCSPIFNDLDELRQAGLYLADMNGHGLSKEMLLQGWQHLSRLELLFDKAETRSLSLEKSCRLLDEWKKKGDQLLYSMIPREIATQLRAGKSTTAECWQQKFDCVTVMFCGIPLMETATRADVMQTVSYMNDVYSRIDRLLDSHRVYKVETVGTVYMVVSGAPEKTRAHAKEAASAALAVSCALPMLTIGVHSGPCQAAVLGFRQPRYCLVGDTVNTASRMQTTSEPGRIQISAQTKSELPQGKFRLRRRGLIKVKGKGMMETFWLEGEIEEDDPEEALQLFSTLCGDN is encoded by the exons ATGTATGGAATGTTATTAGAGAGTGTTCAGCATTTCATAAtg ATGGAATGCGGGGAAGAAATTTGGGAAACGATAGAGCGAGAAGCGGGTGCCAGAAACACTGTATTTATGACCAGACAG CAATATCCGGATACGCTTATGTTCCGATTGGCATCTGCATTGACCCGATTGCTGGCGATGGATACCACAAATGCAACTGCCTCCATACCAAGCAGTCCCGTTCCAAGGAAACCTTCTATAAAGTCGAAACCGACATGGAGGAGCTCCTCAGTCCACGGCGATAACAGAAGCCAGAACTTCAAGTGTCCCTTTACAGCCACTAATGCTTTAACAGCAGTTACGAAGAAGGAGATTGATGCCTACAACTCCTCAGAAGAAATACGTTCACCGACGCTCAGTACTGTCTccattgaaaaaattaaagaagaCGAATTGACTGCAACATGTCCTAGAGATAGAAGAAGTTTAGGGATACATTTGGAGCGTATAAAAGACAGGAAAATGTCTGCGGATGATATCATACCAGAGACAGATAACGTGGAAAGTACTAATAAACCTGACAGTGCTAACGAAGCTAAATGTGCTAAAGAACCTGAATGTCCGAGTACTTCAACTCAAAGAAGGAGTTCTTTGAAGCCAGCTCTACGAAAAACGAGTTGCACAGTTGCTTTGGAAGTATATCAACGTCGAGGGTCTGGTAATGTCCGGCCGAGGTTAAACAGTCTTACCACGCTTAGCACAGTGAATGCCGAGAAGCTAAGCGCGTTGAGAGAGAAATTCAGCACGCCTGAAAAGGTCATGCATTTTTTCGGTAGATGCTTTGTCAAGTTCTTTTCTAATTACGG TTACGACACAATGATCCGTGCAACAGGCAGATATTTCTGCACGTTCCTGCAATCAGTTGACAGCATACACCAGCGAATGCGTTTCACGTTCCCTCGCATGCGTTCACCAAGTATGCAGTTGACTCGCGCGCACATTCATGGCGCAGAGCTAGTGTACAGCAGTGGAAGGGCAGGCTTCACTCATTATCTGATGG GTCAGTTGTACGAGATCGCGGAAGACATCTTTTCGTTAAAGCTAAAAGTGACCATAGTCAAGGAAAGCATGGAGGGTGCCTACTATGTCGCGGTTTTGAGACTGGAATTCGACAATAGCGATTAT GTACAATCCCTGATGGCTCGCAAATCACTGCCCTGCCTCTTGCCAGCAGTACCAGCTTCACTTCTGTTACAACTATTCCCGTTCGGCGTTCTACTTGACAGGAAAATGAGAGTTCTGATGGCTGGCGATAAG CTGATGGAAGCATGGGGTGGTCCCTACAACCGGATCGCAAAATCATCAATCAACGAGATTCTCCGATTGAGGAAACCCAAAGTCTCTTTTACTTGGGATAAG GTGGTGTGCATGCAGACAGTGGTGTTCGAGTTGGAGCTGATGCGGTGGCGCGCGCGCTGCGTGAGTGACTCTCGGCGAGGCTCCCAAGGCGCCAGGGCTATCCTGCTTAAAGGACCTATCTACTTCCTCGAGGAGATTGACGCTCTCGCCTTTTTGTGTAGCCCTAT CTTTAACGACCTCGATGAACTTCGTCAAGCTGGCTTATACTTAGCTGATATGAACGGGCATGGTCTTTCCAAGGAGATGCTGCTGCAAGGTTGGCAGCATCTATCACGTTTGGAACTGCTGTTCGACAAAGCAGAAACAAGGAGTCTTTCGTTGGAGAAATCGTGTAGACTCTTGGACGAGTGGAAGAAGAAGGGGGACCAGCTCTTATACTCCATGATACCAAGAGAAATTGCTACCCAGTTGCGCGCAGGAAAAAGCACGACCGCAGAATGTTGGCaacag AAATTCGACTGCGTGACCGTCATGTTCTGTGGCATCCCACTGATGGAGACGGCGACCCGCGCTGACGTGATGCAGACTGTGAGCTACATGAACGACGTGTATTCCAGGATCGACCGCCTGCTCGACAGCCATCGCGTTTATAAG GTGGAGACAGTAGGCACAGTGTACATGGTGGTGTCTGGTGCTCCGGAGAAGACGCGCGCCCACGCAAAGGAGGCGGCCAGCGCTGCGCTCGCGGTGTCGTGCGCTCTCCCCATGCTTACCATCG GAGTCCACTCGGGCCCCTGCCAAGCCGCCGTGCTGGGTTTCCGTCAACCCCGCTACTGCCTGGTTGGGGACACCGTCAACACTGCAAGCAGAATGCAGACTACGAGCGAG CCTGGCCGTATCCAGATTTCAGCTCAGACAAAATCTGAACTACCACAAGGGAAATTCAGACTAAGGCGAAGAGGTCTCATCAAAGTTAAG GGCAAAGGCATGATGGAGACGTTTTGGCTGGAAGGTGAAATCGAAGAGGACGATCCTGAAGAAGCCTTGCAGTTGTTCTCTACGCTATGTGGTGACAATTAG
- the LOC123869196 gene encoding glucose transporter type 1-like isoform X2: protein MSSGGATGPLLYAVFAAVLGMLQFGFNTGVINAPRQFIENFIKENYNVNSGTVFGVIVSIFAIGGMIGCPLASWIADKRGRKFALLANAAFGVVGAVFMGFSKVSSSLAMLIIGRFLIGINCGFATTASPTYVSEVAPVRLRGAFGTVNQLAVAFGLVGGQILGIDVVLGSNDGWPWLLGLAVIPSAVQCLMIPFAPESPRYLLLVQRDEEQARSVLTKIRGTSEIDDEIKDMHDEDRAEKQEEKFTILDLIRIKSLRTPLIIGIVMHLSQQLGGINAVLYYSSTIFINTGLNERDARLASIGVGSMLFIMALVSIPLMDRLGRRTLQLCGLGGMTLFSVLMTIAFFTYENNTTMSVFAVIFTLMYVGFFGVGPSSIPWMILSELFGQGARSAAVSVGALINWFANFIVGLSFIPLSTLLGNFVFLPFTILLIIFFAFTYFKLPETKNRTIEEVTALFKK from the coding sequence ATGTCGAGCGGAGGTGCCACCGGACCCTTGCTGTACGCCGTCTTTGCGGCCGTACTTGGAATGCTTCAGTTTGGATTCAACACGGGAGTTATTAACGCACCGAGGCAATTTATAGAAaattttatcaaagaaaattaCAACGTCAACTCCGGTACCGTGTTCGGCGTTATCGTCAGCATATTCGCCATCGGGGGCATGATTGGATGCCCGCTAGCGAGTTGGATCGCAGATAAACGAGGTCGCAAATTCGCTTTACTCGCGAACGCTGCGTTTGGCGTAGTCGGAGCGGTTTTCATGGGCTTTAGCAAAGTTTCATCGTCACTTGCGATGTTGATTATCGGCAGATTTTTAATCGGAATCAACTGCGGCTTTGCTACAACCGCCTCTCCTACGTACGTGTCAGAAGTTGCACCTGTGAGGTTACGTGGTGCGTTCGGAACGGTTAACCAGTTGGCTGTAGCTTTTGGATTGGTTGGAGGACAGATTTTAGGCATCGACGTCGTACTGGGAAGTAACGACGGTTGGCCCTGGCTGCTCGGCTTGGCCGTTATACCATCGGCAGTTCAATGCCTGATGATACCGTTTGCACCAGAATCTCCACGATACCTTTTACTCGTACAGCGCGATGAGGAACAAGCGCGTAGCGTATTAACGAAAATTAGAGGAACATCTGAGATCGACGACGAAATCAAGGATATGCACGATGAGGATCGAGCAGAGAAACAGGAGGAGAAATTTACTATTTTAGATCTGATCCGCATTAAGTCTCTGCGTACACCGCTAATCATCGGCATCGTAATGCACCTTTCGCAGCAGCTCGGGGGAATTAATGCCGTTCTGTACTACTCGTCCACCATTTTCATCAACACTGGACTCAATGAACGAGATGCGCGGTTGGCTTCCATTGGTGTCGGAAGCATGTTGTTTATAATGGCTCTAGTATCGATACCGTTGATGGATCGCCTCGGCAGAAGAACGTTGCAGTTGTGCGGCCTTGGCGGCATGACGCTGTTTTCTGTACTGATGACAATAGCATTCTTCACATAcgaaaataatacaacaatGAGTGTGTTTGCTGTTATATTTACATTAATGTACGTGGGATTCTTCGGCGTTGGCCCCAGCTCTATTCCTTGGATGATCCTGTCCGAGTTGTTCGGTCAGGGCGCTCGAAGTGCCGCCGTCAGTGTGGGAGCTCTCATCAACTGGTTCGCCAACTTCATTGTTGGTCTTTCGTTCATTCCTTTGTCAACTTTACTAGGCAACTTCGTGTTCTTACCATTTACGATACTTTTGATTATATTTTTCGCATTTACTTATTTCAAATTGCCTGAAACCAAAAACAGGACAATCGAAGAAGTGACGGCTCTGTTCAAGAAATAG